The Deinococcus wulumuqiensis R12 genome has a window encoding:
- a CDS encoding type III pantothenate kinase codes for MPAFPLLAVDIGNTSTVIGLADASHALTHTWRIRTNRDVLPDDLALQLHGLLTLAGAPIPRAAVLSSVAPPVGENYALALRRHFMIDAFAVSAETLPDVKVELDTPTAVGADRLCNLFGAEKYLGGLDYAVVVDFGTSTNFDVIGRGRRFLGGVLATGAQVSADALFARAAKLPRITLSAPENAIGKNTVHALQSGLVFGYAEMVDGLLRRIRAELPGEAVTIATGGFSRTVQGICQEIDYYDETLTLRGLVELWASR; via the coding sequence GTGCCCGCTTTTCCCCTGCTCGCCGTGGACATCGGCAACACCAGCACCGTCATCGGTCTGGCCGACGCCTCGCACGCCCTGACGCACACCTGGCGGATTCGGACCAACCGCGACGTGTTGCCCGACGACCTCGCGTTGCAGCTGCACGGGCTGTTGACCCTGGCCGGCGCGCCGATTCCCCGCGCCGCCGTGCTGAGCAGCGTGGCCCCCCCGGTGGGCGAAAACTACGCGCTGGCGCTCAGGCGACACTTCATGATCGACGCCTTTGCCGTGAGTGCTGAAACCCTGCCCGACGTGAAGGTGGAACTCGACACCCCGACGGCGGTGGGGGCCGACCGGCTGTGCAACCTGTTCGGGGCCGAAAAGTACCTGGGGGGGCTGGACTACGCGGTGGTGGTGGATTTCGGCACCTCGACCAACTTCGACGTGATCGGGCGCGGGCGGCGCTTTCTGGGCGGCGTGCTGGCGACGGGTGCGCAGGTGAGCGCCGACGCCCTGTTCGCCCGCGCCGCCAAACTGCCGCGCATCACCCTCAGTGCCCCTGAGAATGCCATCGGCAAAAACACCGTCCACGCGCTGCAATCGGGGTTGGTGTTCGGCTACGCCGAGATGGTGGACGGGCTGCTGCGCCGCATCCGCGCCGAGTTGCCGGGGGAAGCCGTCACCATTGCCACCGGGGGCTTCTCGCGCACGGTGCAGGGCATCTGCCAGGAAATCGACTACTACGACGAAACCCTGACCCTGCGCGGTCTGGTGGAGTTGTGGGCGAGCCGGTAA
- a CDS encoding AMP-binding protein encodes MDTALLTAPLVPPTDTLQRTAPVTPGQARLLREMPASDYWLDIARELTWDVPPTTALEGIFGDFRYFPGAKGNVSVNCLDRHPKNRVALYYEREDGLKETWSYGDLTDAAARFAAALQDLGVEKGDRVAIYLSNVPEAFIAIHACYRIGAIYSVIFAGFSASAVRDRLVDAQPKVIVCTDGTLRRGRNIHLKATLDEALEGLDKPTVIVARRIDPFLPLGEKELDFAELLQKTTRRAEPVSLDANDPGFII; translated from the coding sequence ATGGACACCGCACTTCTGACGGCTCCCCTCGTGCCGCCCACCGATACGCTGCAACGCACCGCCCCCGTCACGCCCGGGCAGGCGCGGCTCCTGCGCGAGATGCCCGCAAGCGACTACTGGTTGGATATCGCCAGAGAACTGACCTGGGACGTGCCCCCGACCACCGCCCTGGAAGGCATCTTCGGGGATTTCCGGTATTTTCCCGGCGCGAAGGGCAATGTCAGCGTGAACTGCCTCGACCGCCACCCCAAAAACCGCGTGGCGCTGTACTACGAGCGGGAAGATGGCCTGAAGGAAACCTGGAGCTACGGCGACCTGACCGACGCTGCCGCCCGCTTCGCCGCCGCGCTGCAAGACCTCGGCGTGGAGAAGGGCGACCGGGTGGCGATTTACCTCTCCAACGTGCCCGAGGCGTTTATCGCCATTCACGCCTGCTACCGCATCGGGGCGATCTATTCGGTGATTTTCGCGGGCTTCTCGGCCTCGGCGGTGCGTGACCGGCTGGTGGACGCGCAGCCCAAAGTGATCGTCTGCACCGACGGCACGCTGCGGCGCGGGCGCAACATTCACCTCAAGGCGACGCTGGACGAGGCGCTGGAGGGGCTGGACAAACCCACCGTCATCGTGGCGCGGCGCATCGACCCTTTTTTGCCGCTGGGCGAGAAGGAACTCGATTTTGCCGAGCTGCTGCAAAAAACCACCCGCCGCGCCGAACCCGTCTCGCTGGACGCCAACGACCCCGGCTTCATCATCTAG
- a CDS encoding acyl-CoA synthetase, translated as MHSGLGFLTGTYANVKWALNLQQDDVYWCTADVGWLTFPIFALVGGLAHGATHVIYEGSIDTPTPERPYQIIEKYRADKVFTAPTALRMLRRAGDDAVKKYDLSRMGLVALVGEPLDPETWQWTHDILGGGTMFVNNTYGQTETGTAWASSMVGLTPTRPGSCGHPLPGYRAEVVHEDGTPCAPGELGSLTLTESFPCLARTVWGDHDRYVETYLREFPGKYAAADAALLDADGQLWVTGRLDDVMNVAGHRLGTMEMEAALLTHPAVSEAAVVAMPDDIKGAVPVAFVVPRAGLNFDTDLTWLENELADAVVAGVGAIARPGKVVVTPTVPRTRSGKIMRRLLRDLLLTGEVTGDLTSLENPDALDTVRGRLTQ; from the coding sequence GTGCATTCGGGCCTGGGCTTTCTGACCGGCACCTATGCCAACGTCAAATGGGCGCTGAACCTGCAACAGGACGACGTGTACTGGTGCACCGCCGACGTGGGCTGGCTCACCTTCCCGATTTTCGCGCTGGTCGGCGGGCTGGCGCACGGAGCCACACACGTGATTTACGAGGGCAGCATCGACACACCCACGCCCGAGCGCCCCTACCAGATCATCGAAAAGTACCGCGCCGACAAGGTGTTCACGGCCCCCACCGCCCTGCGGATGCTGCGGCGGGCGGGCGACGACGCCGTGAAAAAGTACGACCTGAGCCGGATGGGGCTGGTGGCGCTGGTGGGTGAGCCGCTCGACCCCGAAACGTGGCAGTGGACGCACGACATTCTGGGGGGCGGCACCATGTTCGTGAACAACACCTACGGGCAGACCGAAACCGGCACGGCGTGGGCGAGCAGCATGGTGGGCCTGACCCCCACCCGCCCCGGTTCCTGCGGCCACCCGCTGCCCGGCTACCGCGCCGAAGTGGTGCATGAGGACGGCACGCCCTGCGCCCCCGGCGAACTCGGCTCGCTGACGCTGACCGAGTCGTTTCCCTGCCTTGCCCGGACCGTCTGGGGCGACCATGACCGCTACGTGGAAACGTACCTGAGGGAGTTCCCCGGCAAGTACGCCGCCGCCGACGCCGCGCTGCTCGACGCGGACGGGCAACTGTGGGTCACGGGCCGCCTCGACGACGTGATGAACGTGGCCGGGCACCGCCTCGGCACGATGGAGATGGAAGCGGCGCTGCTCACCCACCCCGCCGTCAGCGAGGCCGCCGTGGTCGCGATGCCCGACGACATCAAGGGGGCGGTGCCGGTGGCCTTCGTGGTGCCGCGTGCGGGCCTGAACTTCGACACCGACCTGACGTGGCTGGAAAACGAACTGGCCGACGCGGTGGTGGCGGGCGTAGGCGCCATTGCCCGCCCCGGCAAGGTCGTGGTGACGCCCACCGTGCCGCGCACCCGCAGCGGCAAAATCATGCGGCGGCTCCTGCGCGACCTGCTGCTGACAGGTGAAGTGACGGGCGACCTGACCAGCCTGGAAAACCCGGACGCGCTCGACACGGTGCGGGGGCGCCTGACCCAGTAG
- a CDS encoding ExbD/TolR family protein, which yields MSLPRRRLRDEAEGVTFDFAPMVDIVLLLLIFFFLTSNLGARQNVLPLDLPRASTTVQATPDIPIVTVHESGRLYLNGYVTNLEQLEKKLPALVKKSGGVVGVRADERGNYGTVVQVMDAVKKAGGERLALGTRSGDQ from the coding sequence ATGAGCCTGCCGCGCAGAAGGCTGCGGGACGAAGCGGAAGGCGTGACCTTCGACTTCGCGCCGATGGTGGACATCGTGCTGCTGCTGCTGATCTTCTTTTTCCTGACCAGCAACCTGGGCGCCCGGCAAAACGTGTTGCCGCTGGACCTGCCCCGCGCCAGCACCACCGTGCAGGCCACCCCGGACATTCCCATCGTGACCGTGCATGAAAGTGGGCGGCTGTACCTCAACGGCTACGTCACCAACCTGGAGCAGCTGGAAAAGAAACTGCCCGCACTGGTCAAGAAATCCGGCGGCGTGGTGGGCGTGCGTGCCGACGAACGCGGCAACTACGGAACTGTGGTGCAGGTCATGGACGCCGTGAAGAAAGCGGGCGGCGAACGTCTGGCGCTGGGCACCCGTTCCGGAGACCAGTGA
- a CDS encoding MotA/TolQ/ExbB proton channel family protein, with the protein MNVLDLARAAGPLLWVLLALSLYVVYLAVARLLALMRMGQDASALIERARALTAESGPQVALREVELSGLDIPAAQVLRAGLSRADRGPEAAQAAMNAALIQEDGRMYAGLSALGTAAQVAPLLGLLGTVIGMVRSFLVFSGTTNPTPTELAQGISEALINTAAGLIVAIVAYVARNALRNKANAVAAQAERVREELPSWLLRPVAAPAAPVRPVPAAPERPVMAPTGARL; encoded by the coding sequence GTGAATGTTCTGGATCTCGCCCGCGCCGCCGGTCCCCTGCTGTGGGTGCTGCTGGCCCTGTCCCTGTACGTCGTCTATCTCGCGGTGGCCCGCTTGCTGGCGCTGATGCGCATGGGCCAGGACGCCTCGGCGCTGATCGAGCGGGCGCGGGCGCTCACCGCCGAAAGTGGCCCGCAAGTGGCGCTGCGTGAGGTGGAACTCTCGGGGCTGGACATCCCGGCGGCGCAGGTGCTGCGTGCGGGCCTGAGCCGCGCCGACCGGGGGCCGGAGGCCGCGCAGGCCGCCATGAACGCCGCGCTGATTCAGGAAGACGGTCGCATGTACGCGGGCCTGAGCGCCCTGGGCACCGCCGCGCAGGTCGCTCCGCTGCTGGGGCTGCTCGGCACCGTCATCGGCATGGTGCGCTCCTTCCTGGTGTTCAGCGGCACCACCAACCCCACCCCCACCGAACTGGCGCAGGGCATCAGTGAGGCGCTCATCAACACCGCCGCCGGACTGATCGTCGCCATCGTGGCGTATGTGGCCCGCAACGCCCTGCGCAACAAGGCCAACGCGGTGGCCGCGCAGGCCGAGCGGGTGCGCGAGGAACTCCCGAGCTGGCTGCTGCGCCCGGTGGCCGCGCCCGCCGCCCCGGTGCGTCCGGTGCCCGCCGCGCCTGAGCGCCCGGTGATGGCCCCGACCGGCGCGAGGCTGTGA
- a CDS encoding aminoglycoside phosphotransferase family protein translates to MPSPFDPWLARWSLTPDGAARRTHSSDLLPVRWLGESGQRQAAMLKLARSDEERRGAGLMAFWQGDGAARVLAVSKDGAALLLERVSGPRSLTALVHAGHDDEATRLLCAVAARLHRPRSATLPPLLPLSDTDSASFLHSRACTVGKAPPVHPYRRIRIFSYSHPLCCAALQVGLNLKRPDSIGIRMSERARRLL, encoded by the coding sequence GTGCCTTCTCCCTTCGACCCCTGGCTGGCCCGCTGGTCCCTGACCCCGGACGGCGCGGCCCGGCGCACCCACAGCAGCGACCTGCTCCCGGTGCGGTGGCTGGGCGAAAGCGGGCAGAGGCAGGCGGCGATGCTCAAGCTCGCCCGCAGCGACGAGGAGCGCCGGGGCGCGGGGCTGATGGCCTTCTGGCAGGGCGACGGCGCGGCGCGGGTGCTGGCTGTCAGTAAGGACGGCGCCGCGCTGCTGCTTGAGCGGGTGAGCGGCCCCCGTTCGCTGACCGCGCTGGTCCATGCCGGGCACGACGACGAGGCAACCCGGCTTCTGTGCGCCGTTGCCGCTCGGCTGCACCGTCCGCGTTCCGCTACGTTGCCGCCGCTCCTGCCCCTCTCTGATACGGATTCCGCTTCATTCCTGCACAGTCGGGCCTGTACAGTTGGGAAGGCGCCGCCTGTGCATCCATATCGCAGAATCCGTATTTTTTCCTACTCGCATCCGCTCTGCTGCGCAGCTTTGCAAGTCGGATTGAATCTGAAACGACCAGATTCAATCGGAATCCGTATGAGCGAACGGGCGCGGCGACTTCTGTAA
- a CDS encoding undecaprenyl-diphosphate phosphatase — protein sequence MDWLYAIVYGVVEGITEFLPISSTGHLILTGNLMGVPWSKEVKDAFEVVIQGGAILSVLVYYWRDFLQIRTIGHDKSQQNLWLGVLVATIPAVVLGLLFGDTIKANLFRPSVVAWALIVGGVLMWLIESRRVRPSVTAIEQIGVPKSFLIGALQCLALLWPGFSRSASSILGGMILGLDRQTATKFSFYLGVPTLGGAALKNLYDSRDLIFGEIGLTNVLIGSVTSFVVAYLAIGWLLRFVSTNNFKGFAVYRIIVGVIILALVATGVMQNGSLA from the coding sequence ATGGACTGGCTCTACGCGATTGTTTACGGGGTGGTGGAGGGCATCACCGAATTTTTGCCCATCAGTTCCACCGGCCACCTGATTCTGACCGGCAACCTGATGGGGGTGCCCTGGAGCAAGGAGGTCAAGGACGCCTTCGAGGTCGTGATTCAGGGCGGAGCCATCCTGAGCGTGCTGGTGTACTACTGGCGCGACTTTTTGCAGATCAGGACCATCGGGCACGACAAGTCGCAGCAGAATCTCTGGCTGGGCGTACTCGTCGCCACCATTCCCGCCGTCGTGCTGGGGCTGCTGTTCGGCGACACCATCAAGGCCAACCTGTTCCGGCCCAGCGTGGTGGCGTGGGCACTGATCGTGGGCGGCGTGCTGATGTGGCTCATCGAGTCGCGGCGCGTGCGTCCGAGCGTGACCGCCATCGAGCAGATCGGCGTGCCCAAATCTTTCCTGATCGGGGCGCTGCAATGCCTCGCGCTGCTGTGGCCGGGCTTTTCGCGCAGCGCCAGTTCGATTCTGGGCGGCATGATTCTGGGCCTGGACCGCCAGACCGCCACCAAATTCAGCTTTTACCTCGGCGTGCCCACCCTCGGCGGCGCGGCGCTGAAAAACCTGTACGACTCGCGCGACCTGATTTTCGGGGAAATCGGCCTGACCAACGTGCTGATCGGCAGCGTCACCAGCTTCGTGGTGGCCTACCTCGCCATCGGCTGGCTGCTGCGCTTCGTGTCCACCAACAACTTCAAGGGCTTCGCGGTGTACCGCATCATCGTCGGCGTCA